The following nucleotide sequence is from Fibrobacter sp..
TATGAACTCCATGGTGACACCTTTGAATTTAAGTTTCCGGACAGCACCACTTTCACTGCCTTTACCCGCGATACTACATTCAGCGAGAAGGATTGTGCAGTTCCATTTACGAGTGAAAAATCGTATGAATGCTATGATTATTCCGTTTACGGTGACACCTATATGGATACGACCATCTATTGTATTCTGCAACCAGGCGATAGTTACGAAAATGTTTATCACTATATGACTACGTCAGAATTTTTGGGTGTGCATTTGAGCGATATCGGTGATTCTAACGCCTGCAAGTCGCAACGGTTCTATGCGAGCATTACAGAACAAAAACCATGGCTTATCTACTATGTCCAATGTGACAAGATTAGTCTGGACTCTTTGCCTGATTCGCTTTCCCTGAGCAATCTTTATTCCCGCCGGTTGATGAATGAATCTCTCCTGGACTCCCTGGGTGACCGAATGTACCGATGGAGCGAAGACCAGTCTGATTCCACATGGGTTACCGGTCACCGTCATTCTTGGCACACCGTTACCCGCCTTGGTGAACAGGGCCCTGACAAAGAAGACGACTTCACGGTTTACACCATTTATAAGGATTAAGGCAGTTGATGAAAAGGCTTATTTTCTTATTGATTGCACTTCTGGTGGTGTCTTCTTATGGAGAAGAATCGGTGTCTGGGCAACGGCGAAAGAGCAGTTTTTATTTTGACGCCACGGTAGGTATGGCTTTGCGCCACCTTGAGGCGGTGCAGATGGTTCACGACTATTCGGAGTCAAGTCCTGCTTGCCATTTTGAACCTGACGGTCGTTATGTGTGTGGCGAGAAATCTTCTGGTGGCAAATATGGTTCCTATGAAAAAGATATTGGCTATACGGGTTTTGGCCCCCTTTTTTCAATGCGGCTTGGCTGTTTGATAAAGGGTGTTGTTGCTCCTTTTGCAAATATCGAATTTGAAAGAACTGGCGGAAAGGTTCATGGGCGTGAAAAAGACGAAGACGATGCCAAGCCAAGATCGGCCTTTTTGGGTGGTGGCCCTGGCGTCGCCATTTATCCTTTCAGCCATTCAGAAAGTGCAGCCAAGAATCTTTATATGGTTGCTACTGCAAATATGTTGTTGGGTAGCGGTGGCGGTATCGGTTTTTTGGGAGTCAATGTATTGTTTGAAGCGGGCTACCTTTTTCCTGTGTCGGAACGACTTAATTTTGGCTTTGCCGCCGGGGCAGACCTTATTTCCCCCGGTGAAATTGATGATGATATTAACGATGATAGCGGCTATGCGGTATGGGTAGGCGTTAAGTTTGTGAGAAAATAAGCCCCGTTGTCATGCCCGTTTCCAACTTGTCATCCCCGCGCCCCTCACTTGTCATCCCCGCGCAGGCGGGGATCTCCTAGCGGGCATTTCCCTTTTCCCGCTTAATCTGCTTTAGCTGCGCAAGCCTTTCTCCAAGAGCCTTTTCTTTTCCGTAGGGCTTTGGCTGGTAAATCTCGGTGCCTTCCAGCTGCTTGGGCAGATGTTCCTGTGCGGAATAAGCGCCCGGGCTGTCGTGGTCGTACTGGTAATCGACCCCGTAGCCTAGCTTTTCGCCCACCTTCGTCACCGAATTGCGGAAAGCCCGCGGCACGGGGAGCGTTCCCGTCTGCTTCACAATGGAGTCGGCCTTCATTCCGGCCAACTCCAGACTGTTGCTCTTGGGAGCAAGGGACAGGTAAACGGCCAGTTCGTCGAGGGCGATGAGTCCCTCGGGGATTCCCATAAAGTCGTAGGCCTCGCGAGCGGCGGTGGCCAGCAGCAAGGCGTTGGGGTCTGCAAGGCCGATATCTTCCATGCTCATGCGCATAAGACGCCGCAGAATAAACCGCGGGTCTTCACCGCCCTGCAGCATGCGGTGCAACCAGTAGAGGGCGGCATCCGGGTCAGATCCGCGTACCGACTTGTGCAGGGCCGAAATCAGGTTGTAGTGCTCTTCGCCGCTCTTGTCGTAGCGCAGGGGCTTCTTGTACTGGAATTCTTCCAGGAGTTTCTCGTCGATAACTTTGCGGTCGCCCAGGTTCTTGCCAATCCATTCGATCTGGTTCAGCAAAAAGCGGGCGTCACCGTCGGACTGGGCGATGAGTTTTTCCACGACGGCGTCTTCGACTTCCACATCTTTCAGTTGCAATCCGCGAGGGTGGTCCCGCAGGGCGCTGAAAATCAGCGTGCGTAAATCTTCTTTGCTTAAGGGTGCAAAAAGAATCAGCTGGCAGCGGCTGAGTAACGCGCTGTTGACCTCGAACCCCGGGTTCTCGGTGGTGGCGCCAATGAGCGTCACCGTGCCGTCTTCCACGGCACCCAACAGCGCATCTTGCTGGCCTTTGTTAAACCGGTGGATTTCGTCGATAAACAGGATGGTGTCCTTGAACATGCCCTTCATCTTGCGTGCGTCGGCCAAAACTTCTTTCACCTCTTTCACGCCGCTGGCTACCGCAGATAAAGCCACGAAGGCTTTCTTGGTGTGCTGGCGGATTACGTGGGCGAGGCTGGTCTTGCCGCAACCCGGCGGGCCCCAGAAAATCATGCTGGGAACGTTGTCGTTCTCGAGACTCTTGCGCAATAGGCTCTGCTCGCCCAGAATCTTGTTCTGGCCCAGAAATTCGTCCAGGTTCTGCGGGCGTAGTCTTTCGGCGAGGGGCTGGTCCATTAGGCTTAGGCGTCCTCGTTCACAAATTCAAACTTTGCAAAGCCCGAAGGCAGTTCCCGTGTGGGCCTGCCGTTTTTCAGCATGCAGTGGAGCGTAGAGCCCGTAGTGCAGAGCTTGCCGTTCACTGTCGCCTTGTACAAAAAGCGCACCCGGAGCCTGTCAACCCGGACCATGGTGGTCTCGATATCTACGAATTCGCCATAGTGGGTGGGGTTCTTGAATTGGACGTTCAGCTCCAGAACGGGGCTCGAAAAACCTTCGGCCTCCATGTCGGCGTAGCTTGCGCCCGCTTCGCGGAAATATTCGGTACGGGCCTGCTCGAACCACACGGCATAAACAGCGTGGTGCACGATTCCCATCTGGTCGGTTTCGGCGTAGCGCACGTCAATGCGTGCCGTATGCTTGAAAGTGCATGTTTCCATGGGCTTAAATATACAAATCATTGTTCAAAACATCGGTCATGAAGAAAGTTTTCTAAAAATGCCCTAAAGCAGCGAAAAATGCCCTTTTTTGCAAATCAACAACTTATCAACACTCCGCCCCCCTTTTGTGGACAAAACTTTTGCGAAAAAAGGAAAAAATCGCAAATTTTTTTGCGTAAGTGCTTGATTTTTATTGACAAAACCCACCAAATCTTATTAAATTTGGCTCACTCTATTATCTTTAGGGGTACTGGAGTGCGTGCCAAAGTAGCTCAGCTGGTAGAGCAGCTGATTTGTAATCAGCCGGTCGTAGGTTCGATTCCTATCTTTGGCTCGAAACAAATGCATCGTTGCCCGAGTGGTTAAAG
It contains:
- a CDS encoding replication-associated recombination protein A gives rise to the protein MDQPLAERLRPQNLDEFLGQNKILGEQSLLRKSLENDNVPSMIFWGPPGCGKTSLAHVIRQHTKKAFVALSAVASGVKEVKEVLADARKMKGMFKDTILFIDEIHRFNKGQQDALLGAVEDGTVTLIGATTENPGFEVNSALLSRCQLILFAPLSKEDLRTLIFSALRDHPRGLQLKDVEVEDAVVEKLIAQSDGDARFLLNQIEWIGKNLGDRKVIDEKLLEEFQYKKPLRYDKSGEEHYNLISALHKSVRGSDPDAALYWLHRMLQGGEDPRFILRRLMRMSMEDIGLADPNALLLATAAREAYDFMGIPEGLIALDELAVYLSLAPKSNSLELAGMKADSIVKQTGTLPVPRAFRNSVTKVGEKLGYGVDYQYDHDSPGAYSAQEHLPKQLEGTEIYQPKPYGKEKALGERLAQLKQIKREKGNAR
- a CDS encoding acyl-CoA thioesterase, encoding METCTFKHTARIDVRYAETDQMGIVHHAVYAVWFEQARTEYFREAGASYADMEAEGFSSPVLELNVQFKNPTHYGEFVDIETTMVRVDRLRVRFLYKATVNGKLCTTGSTLHCMLKNGRPTRELPSGFAKFEFVNEDA